Proteins encoded in a region of the Gemmatimonadaceae bacterium genome:
- a CDS encoding AMP-binding protein, with product MRSNFCGMHLVELFDLSLRDRRQICAITYDHPAASVESLTFGELDRRSDQLAQLLVTLGLHAGDRLAFYLANRVEIIDLWIACAKLGVIVVPINVLYREREIRHIMGDAEPKAVVTTPAQAAVFPAGTTCWDVEELSSKAARLDAVRPVVAVSAQTPAALVYTSGTTGTSKGAILTHGNFVANGLSLVENWRITSDDRYLAALPLFHVHGLGNGLHVWLASGCHMRLVERFDHATAAELFETYRPTLFFGVPTMYVRLLEVPDDRARRIGTAARLFVSGSAPLPAQVLTAFEAKYGHVILERYGMTETLMNISNPYDGERHPGTVGFPLPHVAVKILDEDGKDVGVEATGELWVKGPNVCDGYWKRPDATAASWRDGWFRTGDMGRISADGYITLEGRRSDLIISGGFNIYPREIEELLLEHEGVREAAVVGVADPLRGEVPIAYLVTDGPVDDAAVLAQLRTQLASFKIPRGIVRVEALPRTALGKVQKHLLPKPASA from the coding sequence GTGCGCAGTAACTTCTGCGGCATGCATCTCGTCGAACTCTTCGACCTGTCCCTGCGCGACAGGCGCCAGATATGCGCGATCACGTACGATCATCCTGCCGCCAGCGTCGAGTCACTGACCTTCGGTGAACTCGACCGGCGCAGCGACCAGCTGGCGCAACTGCTCGTAACGCTCGGGCTTCATGCGGGTGACCGGTTGGCGTTCTACCTGGCAAACCGGGTGGAGATCATCGACCTCTGGATTGCGTGCGCCAAGCTGGGGGTGATCGTGGTGCCCATCAACGTGCTGTATCGCGAACGCGAGATCCGGCACATCATGGGCGATGCCGAGCCGAAGGCGGTGGTGACGACGCCGGCACAGGCGGCCGTCTTCCCGGCGGGCACGACGTGCTGGGACGTGGAAGAACTCTCGTCGAAGGCGGCGCGATTGGACGCGGTGCGGCCGGTGGTCGCAGTTTCGGCGCAAACTCCCGCCGCCCTGGTCTACACCTCGGGAACCACCGGCACGTCGAAGGGCGCGATCCTGACGCACGGGAACTTCGTGGCGAACGGCCTGTCGCTGGTCGAAAACTGGCGCATCACGAGCGATGATCGGTATCTCGCCGCGCTGCCGCTCTTCCATGTCCACGGACTGGGCAACGGCCTGCACGTCTGGCTGGCGAGCGGGTGCCATATGCGGCTCGTCGAGCGATTTGACCACGCCACGGCCGCCGAGTTGTTCGAGACGTACCGCCCAACGCTGTTCTTCGGCGTGCCGACGATGTACGTGCGCCTGCTCGAGGTGCCGGACGATCGCGCACGGCGCATTGGTACGGCAGCGCGGCTCTTCGTGTCGGGCTCGGCGCCGCTGCCGGCGCAGGTGCTCACGGCGTTCGAGGCGAAGTACGGGCACGTCATTCTCGAGCGATACGGAATGACCGAGACGCTGATGAACATCAGCAACCCGTACGATGGCGAGCGGCATCCCGGAACCGTCGGTTTCCCGCTGCCACATGTCGCCGTGAAGATCCTCGATGAAGACGGGAAGGATGTCGGCGTGGAGGCAACGGGCGAGCTGTGGGTCAAGGGACCCAATGTGTGCGACGGCTACTGGAAGCGGCCCGATGCCACCGCGGCATCCTGGCGCGACGGATGGTTCCGAACCGGCGACATGGGGCGCATCTCGGCCGACGGTTACATCACGCTCGAGGGGCGGCGCAGCGACCTGATCATCTCGGGCGGATTCAACATCTACCCCCGCGAGATCGAAGAACTGCTGCTGGAGCACGAGGGGGTGCGCGAGGCCGCGGTGGTGGGCGTTGCCGACCCGCTGCGCGGCGAAGTGCCCATTGCCTATCTCGTGACGGACGGACCGGTCGATGACGCCGCGGTGCTGGCCCAGCTCCGCACGCAACTGGCGAGCTTCAAGATCCCGCGCGGCATCGTGCGCGTGGAGGCCCTGCCGCGCACGGCGCTCGGCAAGGTGCAGAAGCACCTGCTTCCCAAACCCGCCTCGGCGTAG
- a CDS encoding RagB/SusD family nutrient uptake outer membrane protein — protein MTKRILLVLAGTMLTAGCELKVTNPGPVNADFLNDKSALPAIVNGAGRDLADALNWTLYTSAAAAREIWPAGSTGSFGISVNVQNGRLTEDESGDYWDRGQRARWTAEQGAVRLKTVLGDADYAKSAQAAQILVWAGFANRLLGENVCTGVIDGGAAQDSKVYFTRAEANFTDAMTIATAVGNTTLATAALAGRASVRLNLNNLAGATADAAGVANTFAYRMPYYTNEQAQYNRIYFANANQPYRAYTQRWTWVEAYRATTKDSRVPYDSSATLREGDGAVGGQPDGTSGKVRWYFQTKYPAQNANVNLVTGWEMRLIEAEAKLIGNDVLGAVAIINARRAAVNVPLVTAITSADAWTALKRERAIELWLEGRRLGDLRRWKAASRPGAFDAREDLATRDLCFPVSLQEKQSNTNLRP, from the coding sequence ATGACCAAGCGAATTCTCCTCGTGCTGGCCGGGACGATGCTCACGGCGGGCTGTGAACTGAAGGTGACCAACCCCGGGCCCGTGAATGCGGACTTCCTGAACGACAAGTCGGCGCTTCCGGCCATCGTGAACGGCGCCGGGCGCGACCTCGCCGACGCGCTGAACTGGACGTTGTACACGAGCGCCGCCGCGGCGCGCGAAATCTGGCCGGCCGGATCGACCGGCAGCTTCGGCATCAGCGTGAACGTGCAGAACGGGCGACTCACGGAAGACGAAAGTGGCGATTACTGGGACCGCGGACAGCGAGCCCGCTGGACGGCGGAACAAGGCGCCGTCCGCCTCAAGACCGTGCTCGGCGACGCGGACTACGCCAAGAGCGCCCAGGCGGCGCAGATCCTCGTCTGGGCCGGCTTCGCCAACCGGCTGCTCGGCGAGAACGTGTGCACCGGTGTCATCGATGGCGGCGCCGCGCAGGATTCGAAGGTGTACTTCACGCGCGCCGAGGCGAACTTCACGGACGCCATGACGATCGCGACCGCGGTCGGGAACACCACGCTGGCCACGGCCGCGCTTGCGGGGCGCGCGTCGGTGCGCCTGAACCTCAACAACCTGGCGGGAGCCACGGCCGACGCCGCGGGGGTGGCGAACACCTTCGCGTACCGGATGCCGTACTACACCAACGAACAGGCGCAGTACAATCGCATCTACTTTGCCAACGCCAACCAACCATACCGGGCGTACACACAACGCTGGACGTGGGTGGAGGCGTATCGCGCGACCACCAAGGATTCGCGCGTTCCCTACGACAGCAGCGCCACCCTTCGGGAAGGCGATGGCGCCGTGGGCGGTCAGCCGGACGGCACGTCGGGCAAGGTGCGCTGGTACTTCCAGACGAAGTATCCGGCGCAGAACGCCAACGTGAACCTCGTCACCGGCTGGGAGATGCGCCTCATCGAAGCCGAGGCAAAGCTCATTGGCAACGACGTCCTGGGTGCCGTGGCTATCATCAACGCGCGGCGCGCGGCGGTGAACGTTCCGCTCGTGACAGCTATCACGAGCGCCGATGCCTGGACGGCGTTGAAGCGGGAGCGTGCCATTGAACTCTGGCTCGAAGGGCGACGCCTGGGCGACCTTCGCCGGTGGAAGGCGGCCAGCCGTCCCGGCGCCTTCGACGCCCGCGAGGACCTGGCCACCCGTGACCTCTGTTTCCCCGTCTCGCTGCAGGAGAAGCAGTCGAACACCAATCTCAGGCCCTGA
- a CDS encoding TonB-dependent receptor, producing the protein MFRLRARLFPTAIFALWWLASPTSARTQDTPTGTIRGKITAPGGIPVGNAQVSVVGTVIGAASARDGEYVIRNAPAGARTLRVRMIGYAPASAPVTIPAGGSATVDFELVVQAMALDEVVVTGTAGAARKREVGNSIGTINLATAPKVQSDFGSMIAGSLSGVQVTGGSGNAGAGKAIRLRGNTSVALSNQPLLYIDGVRVRSDEYPKNLPEAGSNLRSGNINASPLNDISPDDIERIEVVKGAAAATLYGTDAAAGVIQIFTKRGAQGAAKWQTNVSTGFNKLQQFGTDDAKLLFMDPFLRRGKSVSAEAQVSGGTANNVRYFLSASGSSAEGVLPLDLDRKYNMRANLDFAPLKTVTMNWNSSFSNSNIANTPAGNNAHGITLNAFRRDRNYFANANPDTIRQVLRYKLNTYIDRAVLGLTGTWAPHPLFNSKMTLGMDRAAVENRNLRPYGFYGAAQGIVNDQRWENRTLSVDWVNSLDQNYLNNDFHITLSFGTQYVNSNVADNSSYSENFPGPGQPTVSSGSLKNAFENRQMVITGGGFLQAMMGYKDRYFATVGLRVDGNSAFGENFGLQKYPKISGSWVASDEPWWPSRFGATLKLRAALGQAGRAPGAFDAVQTWTPVGWGTQPAFRPSNLGNPNLGPERTTEKEAGFDLTALDNRVTVDFTAYTARTTDALFPVTSVPSLGFLNSQLKNVGTMEKHGLEMTVGGTVLDRKNLGVNATLSITTNASKVVSLGGAPAFTIGSGNAFAWVMEGQPVPVIRGRLVRNKNALVTPGSAPDTVGNHIFGPAAPTRIIGGTVTVRTWRGITASLRGEYQGGAYISENSSFQALSRTVLWPTCFRAYDRIKAGEQITNWENATCVQKNIREDTFIFKADFFKLRDLTVTVPLGKAIPGTTSSSLVFTAQNFFRRNYGLPMFDPEQSGNDGYNVAARYISEHIPAPAVFLTSLRVSF; encoded by the coding sequence ATGTTCCGGCTGCGAGCACGCCTCTTTCCGACCGCCATCTTCGCCTTGTGGTGGCTGGCATCGCCGACGTCGGCGCGCACGCAGGACACGCCGACCGGGACCATCCGCGGCAAGATCACGGCGCCAGGCGGCATTCCCGTGGGGAATGCGCAGGTCTCCGTGGTCGGCACCGTCATCGGAGCGGCGAGTGCTCGCGACGGCGAGTATGTGATCCGCAATGCACCGGCCGGCGCACGCACGCTGCGCGTGCGCATGATCGGCTACGCCCCTGCGTCGGCGCCGGTCACGATACCGGCGGGCGGCAGTGCTACGGTGGACTTCGAACTCGTCGTCCAGGCGATGGCGCTTGACGAGGTGGTGGTGACCGGAACGGCCGGCGCCGCGCGCAAGCGCGAGGTGGGCAACTCGATCGGCACGATCAACCTCGCCACGGCGCCGAAGGTGCAGAGCGACTTCGGCTCCATGATCGCCGGCAGCCTGTCCGGCGTGCAGGTCACGGGCGGATCGGGCAATGCCGGCGCCGGCAAGGCGATCCGGCTGCGCGGCAACACGAGCGTGGCGCTGTCGAACCAGCCGCTCCTCTACATCGACGGCGTGCGCGTGCGAAGCGACGAATACCCGAAGAACCTGCCGGAAGCGGGGAGCAACCTGCGGAGCGGCAACATCAACGCGAGCCCGCTCAACGACATCTCGCCCGATGATATCGAGCGCATCGAGGTCGTGAAGGGAGCCGCCGCGGCGACGCTCTACGGCACCGATGCCGCGGCGGGCGTGATCCAGATCTTCACCAAGCGCGGCGCGCAGGGCGCGGCGAAGTGGCAGACCAACGTCTCCACCGGCTTCAACAAGCTGCAGCAGTTCGGCACCGACGACGCCAAGCTGCTCTTCATGGATCCGTTCCTGCGCCGGGGCAAGAGCGTGAGCGCCGAAGCGCAGGTATCGGGCGGCACGGCGAACAACGTCCGCTATTTCCTGTCGGCATCGGGCAGCTCGGCGGAGGGGGTGCTCCCGCTCGACCTCGACCGGAAGTACAACATGCGCGCAAACCTCGACTTTGCGCCGCTGAAGACCGTGACGATGAACTGGAATTCGTCATTCTCGAACTCGAACATCGCGAACACGCCCGCGGGGAACAACGCGCACGGCATCACCCTCAACGCGTTCCGGCGCGACCGCAATTATTTCGCGAACGCGAACCCCGACACGATTCGCCAGGTGCTGCGATACAAGCTGAACACCTACATCGACCGGGCGGTGCTTGGCCTGACCGGGACATGGGCTCCGCATCCGCTCTTCAACAGCAAGATGACGCTCGGCATGGACCGCGCGGCCGTCGAAAATCGCAACCTGCGACCCTACGGCTTCTACGGCGCCGCGCAGGGCATCGTGAATGACCAGCGGTGGGAGAACCGCACACTCTCGGTGGACTGGGTCAATAGCCTGGACCAGAACTACCTGAACAACGACTTCCACATCACGCTCTCGTTCGGCACCCAATACGTGAACTCGAACGTCGCCGACAATTCCTCGTATTCCGAGAACTTCCCCGGCCCGGGTCAGCCCACGGTATCGAGCGGGTCATTGAAGAACGCCTTCGAGAACCGGCAGATGGTCATCACGGGGGGTGGCTTCCTGCAGGCGATGATGGGTTACAAGGATCGATACTTTGCGACGGTGGGCCTGCGTGTAGACGGCAACAGCGCCTTCGGCGAGAACTTCGGCCTGCAGAAGTACCCGAAGATCAGCGGATCGTGGGTGGCGAGCGACGAACCGTGGTGGCCGTCGCGTTTCGGTGCCACACTCAAGCTGCGCGCCGCGCTCGGCCAGGCCGGCCGCGCGCCCGGCGCGTTTGACGCCGTGCAGACCTGGACGCCCGTGGGCTGGGGCACCCAACCGGCCTTCCGTCCGTCCAATCTCGGCAACCCGAACCTCGGACCCGAACGCACGACGGAGAAGGAAGCCGGCTTCGACCTGACGGCGCTGGACAATCGCGTCACGGTGGATTTCACCGCCTATACCGCACGGACGACGGACGCCCTTTTCCCGGTGACGTCAGTGCCATCGCTCGGCTTCCTCAACAGCCAACTGAAGAACGTCGGCACGATGGAAAAGCACGGACTGGAAATGACGGTGGGCGGCACCGTGCTCGATCGCAAGAACCTTGGCGTCAACGCCACGCTGTCCATCACGACCAACGCCTCGAAGGTGGTCAGCCTGGGCGGCGCGCCGGCGTTCACCATCGGCTCCGGCAACGCGTTTGCCTGGGTCATGGAGGGGCAGCCGGTGCCGGTGATCCGCGGCCGCCTGGTGCGCAACAAGAACGCACTCGTCACGCCGGGATCGGCGCCCGACACCGTCGGCAACCACATCTTCGGCCCGGCGGCGCCAACACGCATCATCGGCGGCACCGTGACCGTGCGCACGTGGCGCGGCATCACGGCGTCGCTTCGCGGCGAGTACCAGGGCGGCGCGTACATCAGCGAGAACTCGTCGTTCCAGGCACTGTCGCGCACCGTGCTATGGCCGACCTGCTTTCGCGCGTACGACCGCATCAAGGCGGGAGAGCAGATCACGAACTGGGAGAACGCCACCTGCGTGCAGAAGAACATCCGCGAGGACACATTCATCTTCAAGGCCGACTTCTTCAAGCTGCGCGACCTGACGGTCACCGTGCCGCTGGGCAAGGCGATCCCGGGCACGACCAGCAGCTCGCTGGTGTTCACGGCACAGAACTTCTTCCGCCGGAACTACGGCCTGCCGATGTTCGATCCCGAGCAGTCGGGGAACGACGGCTACAACGTGGCCGCGCGCTACATCTCGGAGCATATCCCCGCTCCGGCGGTGTTCCTGACCTCACTGCGTGTTTCCTTCTGA
- a CDS encoding CoA-acylating methylmalonate-semialdehyde dehydrogenase: MTPHLLTHFAGGVRAGAHSARVAPVYNPATGLQATNVPLADAADIDRVIADAYAAAPAWGERSALDRARVLFRFRELCLAHADELATLISSEHGKVFADARGELQRGLEVVEFAVGIPHLMKGEFSDGVSPGIDMHSLRQPLGVVAAITPFNFPAMVPLWMVAPALACGNAVVLKPSERDPSCPLRLAELFVEAGGPPGVLNVLNGDAEAVNALLVDPRVQAVSFVGSTPVARHVYETAARHGKRVQAMGGAKNHLVVLPDADLDQVVESLMGAAYGSAGERCMAISVAVVVGDATADALLPRLAERVHRLHIGAPTDPASEMGPLVTSAHRDRIRGYIEHGVREGASLVVDGRAHPLADGAGFFLGGTLFDRVTADMTIYQEEIFGPVLCVVRVATAAEALALCNTHRYGNGVAIFTRSGGAAHEFAHRVQCGMVGINVPIPVPLAFYSFGGWKDSAFGDQNQHGMDGVRFFTRVKTVTSRWPAAADAASFTMPVLR, from the coding sequence ATGACGCCTCACCTGCTGACGCATTTTGCCGGCGGAGTTCGCGCTGGCGCTCACTCCGCGCGCGTGGCTCCGGTCTACAATCCAGCCACCGGACTGCAAGCCACCAACGTTCCGCTTGCCGATGCGGCCGACATCGACCGCGTCATTGCCGACGCCTACGCGGCTGCCCCGGCGTGGGGCGAACGCTCCGCGCTCGATCGGGCCCGCGTCTTGTTTCGGTTCCGCGAACTCTGCCTCGCGCACGCCGATGAGCTCGCCACGCTCATCAGCAGCGAGCATGGCAAGGTCTTCGCCGATGCCCGCGGCGAGTTGCAGCGCGGACTCGAGGTGGTCGAATTCGCCGTCGGCATCCCGCACCTGATGAAGGGCGAGTTCAGCGATGGCGTCTCGCCCGGCATCGACATGCACTCCCTGCGGCAGCCGCTCGGCGTGGTCGCTGCCATCACGCCCTTCAATTTCCCGGCGATGGTGCCGCTCTGGATGGTCGCCCCGGCGCTTGCCTGCGGCAACGCGGTCGTCCTCAAGCCGTCGGAGCGCGACCCGTCTTGCCCGCTGCGGCTGGCGGAACTGTTCGTCGAGGCGGGCGGGCCGCCCGGTGTCCTCAACGTGCTCAACGGCGACGCCGAGGCCGTCAATGCGCTTCTGGTGGATCCGCGCGTTCAGGCGGTGAGTTTCGTCGGATCCACCCCCGTCGCCCGCCATGTCTACGAGACCGCTGCCCGTCACGGCAAGCGCGTGCAGGCGATGGGCGGCGCCAAGAACCATCTGGTCGTGCTCCCCGATGCCGATCTCGACCAGGTGGTCGAGTCGCTGATGGGCGCCGCCTATGGATCGGCGGGCGAGCGCTGCATGGCCATCTCCGTGGCCGTGGTCGTTGGCGACGCGACCGCCGATGCCCTCCTCCCGCGGCTCGCCGAGCGCGTGCACCGGCTGCACATCGGGGCGCCCACCGATCCCGCCAGCGAGATGGGACCGCTCGTGACTTCCGCGCACCGCGACCGAATTCGCGGCTACATCGAGCACGGCGTCCGCGAGGGCGCGTCGCTCGTCGTGGACGGTCGAGCTCATCCGCTTGCCGACGGTGCGGGGTTCTTCCTCGGCGGGACGCTCTTCGATCGGGTCACCGCGGACATGACCATCTATCAGGAGGAGATCTTCGGGCCCGTGCTGTGTGTCGTGCGGGTGGCGACGGCGGCCGAGGCGCTGGCGCTCTGCAACACGCATCGCTACGGCAATGGCGTCGCCATCTTCACGCGCAGCGGCGGTGCGGCGCACGAGTTCGCGCACCGCGTGCAGTGCGGGATGGTGGGCATCAACGTGCCCATTCCCGTGCCGCTTGCCTTCTACTCCTTCGGCGGCTGGAAGGACTCCGCTTTCGGCGACCAGAACCAGCACGGCATGGACGGCGTGCGCTTCTTCACGCGCGTGAAGACCGTCACGTCACGCTGGCCCGCCGCGGCCGACGCCGCATCGTTTACGATGCCGGTTTTGCGATAG
- a CDS encoding putative zinc-binding metallopeptidase, with translation MPSRSRRFPWANWPSKELLQLRIKDLGVSIEGTWLEGCVNDLYAELDARGLRVHPHVWISDEWFSPGNVPGIAIPFYLTHPRLMKLERSQLLEVEGGTYAECMQILRHECGHAVQHAFQIHRRREWQRLFGKSSTKYPESYRPNPASKKYVQHLRRWYAQSHPDEDFAETFAVWLAPRADWRRRYAGWFALQKLQYVDQLMAELAGHRPRVTTRTVIDPARSLTRTLFEHYTYRRALYSVEHPTTYDEDLLRLFSDAPRDRAREAAGSFLRRHRKEIRRVVSRWTGEYQFTLDQVLHDMIGRCRQLRLRVVGRERQLLMDFMVLLTARTMEFLSKHGRRDWIAV, from the coding sequence ATGCCTTCCCGCTCCCGCCGTTTCCCGTGGGCCAACTGGCCCTCCAAGGAACTGCTCCAACTGCGCATCAAGGACCTCGGTGTCAGCATCGAGGGGACCTGGCTGGAGGGGTGCGTCAACGATCTCTACGCGGAGCTCGACGCCCGTGGGTTGCGGGTGCATCCGCATGTCTGGATCAGCGACGAGTGGTTCTCACCGGGCAACGTGCCCGGCATTGCCATCCCGTTTTACCTCACCCATCCGCGCCTGATGAAGCTCGAGCGCTCGCAGCTGCTCGAGGTCGAGGGTGGGACCTACGCCGAGTGCATGCAGATCCTGCGGCACGAGTGCGGGCATGCCGTGCAGCATGCCTTCCAGATCCATCGTCGCCGCGAATGGCAGCGCCTGTTCGGCAAGTCCTCCACGAAATACCCAGAGTCGTACCGGCCCAATCCCGCCAGCAAGAAGTACGTGCAGCACCTGCGCCGGTGGTACGCCCAAAGCCATCCCGACGAGGATTTTGCCGAGACGTTTGCGGTCTGGCTGGCGCCGCGCGCCGATTGGCGGCGCCGTTACGCCGGCTGGTTTGCGCTGCAGAAGCTGCAGTACGTGGACCAGCTCATGGCCGAGCTCGCCGGCCACCGGCCGCGCGTCACCACCCGCACCGTCATCGATCCGGCGCGCTCGCTCACGCGCACGCTGTTCGAGCACTACACCTACCGGCGGGCGCTCTACTCCGTGGAGCATCCCACGACCTACGATGAGGATCTCTTGCGCCTTTTCTCCGATGCGCCGCGCGACCGCGCGCGCGAGGCGGCCGGCAGTTTCCTGCGCCGGCACCGCAAGGAGATTCGGCGCGTCGTCTCCCGCTGGACGGGTGAGTATCAATTCACCCTCGACCAGGTCCTGCACGACATGATCGGCCGTTGCCGTCAGCTCAGGCTGCGCGTCGTCGGCCGGGAGCGTCAGTTGCTCATGGATTTCATGGTGCTCCTCACGGCCCGCACCATGGAATTTCTGTCCAAGCACGGCCGTCGCGACTGGATCGCCGTATGA
- a CDS encoding MFS transporter, which yields MRTPLNRQQILGFWAAWAGWTLDGMDSVIYALVMAPALTELLPASGYEATPARIGFIGSIMFALFLVGWGCSFIWGPIADKYGRSRALAATILVYALFTGAAAFATDIWQLGIFRLLAGIGVGGEWAMAGTYVAEAWPEDRRKMGAGYLQTGYYFGFFMAAALNYTVGAQFGWRAMFLCGLAPMVVAFLTMAKVQEPPRWKAHEAEAKRAHPLAEIFGDQYRRRTIVNALLLTVAIIGLWAGVVYEPAAITQLAKRAGMDAPAAARMVSVGTAVLSIGTILGCIALPAIAERIGRKRTLALYFTGMMVSIPTAFGWAFYLEQGLVPFITVLFFLGFAGGNFAVFSLWLPEQYDTRVRATAFAFSTSVGRFIGAGVNFVLGSAVLRSGTLGTPVAWTGAAFLVGLLIIPFAIETKGQQLPS from the coding sequence GTGAGAACTCCCCTCAATCGCCAGCAGATCCTCGGCTTCTGGGCCGCGTGGGCCGGATGGACGCTCGATGGCATGGATTCGGTCATCTATGCCCTCGTCATGGCGCCGGCGCTGACGGAACTGCTTCCCGCCTCGGGCTATGAAGCCACGCCGGCGCGCATCGGCTTCATTGGGTCCATCATGTTCGCCCTCTTCCTCGTCGGGTGGGGGTGTTCGTTCATCTGGGGTCCGATCGCCGACAAGTACGGCCGGTCACGGGCGCTGGCCGCCACCATTCTGGTCTACGCTCTCTTTACGGGAGCCGCCGCCTTTGCCACCGACATCTGGCAGCTCGGCATCTTCCGCCTGCTCGCCGGCATTGGCGTAGGTGGCGAGTGGGCGATGGCCGGCACTTACGTCGCCGAGGCGTGGCCCGAGGACCGCCGCAAGATGGGAGCGGGCTACCTGCAGACCGGGTACTACTTCGGCTTCTTCATGGCAGCCGCGCTGAACTACACGGTGGGGGCACAGTTCGGCTGGCGGGCGATGTTCCTCTGCGGATTGGCGCCGATGGTGGTGGCATTTCTCACCATGGCCAAGGTGCAGGAACCGCCGCGCTGGAAGGCGCACGAAGCCGAGGCGAAGCGCGCGCATCCACTCGCCGAGATCTTTGGAGACCAGTATCGCCGCCGGACCATCGTCAACGCCCTGCTCCTCACCGTCGCCATCATTGGCCTCTGGGCAGGCGTCGTCTATGAACCGGCCGCCATCACCCAGCTCGCCAAGAGGGCCGGGATGGACGCGCCCGCCGCGGCCCGCATGGTGTCGGTGGGCACCGCCGTGCTCTCGATCGGCACCATCCTTGGCTGCATTGCGCTGCCAGCGATCGCTGAACGTATCGGCCGCAAGCGAACCCTCGCCTTGTACTTCACTGGCATGATGGTGAGCATCCCGACCGCGTTTGGGTGGGCCTTCTACCTCGAGCAGGGGCTCGTGCCGTTCATCACGGTACTCTTCTTCCTCGGATTCGCCGGCGGGAACTTCGCCGTCTTCAGCCTCTGGCTTCCCGAGCAGTACGACACACGGGTGCGTGCCACCGCCTTCGCGTTCTCGACGTCGGTCGGACGGTTCATCGGCGCCGGCGTCAACTTCGTGCTCGGCAGCGCGGTGCTGCGCTCGGGAACGCTCGGCACCCCGGTCGCCTGGACCGGCGCGGCCTTCCTGGTCGGACTGCTCATCATCCCGTTCGCCATCGAGACGAAGGGGCAGCAGCTTCCGTCGTAG
- a CDS encoding aspartate aminotransferase family protein, with protein sequence MTTPALTHDPALEALWMPFTANKAFKARPRLLVGAKDMHYRSDDGREILDGTAGLWCVNAGHCRTPIIEAISRAAASLDFAPGFQMGHPWSFELATKLTGLLPKGIDHVFFSNSGSEAVDSALKIAMAYHIARGEPQRTRFVGRIRGYHGVGFGGISVGGIEPNKKAFAAQLLPQVDHLPHTHDLAHNAFAKGQPVWGAHLADALEEIVAQRGADTIAAVIVEPMAGSTGVLIPPVGYLEKLRALCTKHGILLIFDEVITGFGRLGTPFAAQHFRVTPDLITLAKGVTNAAVPMGATCVQGKIYDTVINATEQGIEFFHGYTYSGHPLAAAAGLATLDLYAAEGIFARAAALAPKWEQAVHSLRGAKHVIDVRNLGLVAGVELESRAGRPGSRAYDVFVDCFFNQNLLVRVTGDILALSPPLIISEAQIDELVAKLRRALEATA encoded by the coding sequence ATGACGACCCCTGCACTGACTCACGATCCGGCGCTTGAAGCGCTGTGGATGCCATTCACCGCCAACAAGGCGTTCAAGGCGCGCCCGCGACTGCTCGTGGGCGCCAAGGACATGCACTATCGGTCCGACGACGGCCGCGAGATTCTCGACGGCACGGCGGGTTTGTGGTGCGTGAATGCCGGCCACTGCCGCACGCCGATCATCGAGGCCATCAGCCGCGCGGCGGCCTCGCTCGATTTTGCCCCGGGCTTCCAAATGGGCCATCCGTGGAGCTTCGAGCTCGCCACGAAGCTCACGGGCCTCCTGCCGAAGGGCATTGACCACGTCTTCTTCTCCAACTCGGGGTCGGAGGCCGTCGACAGCGCGCTCAAGATCGCGATGGCATACCACATTGCGCGCGGCGAGCCGCAGCGCACGCGGTTCGTGGGACGCATCCGCGGCTACCATGGCGTCGGTTTCGGCGGCATCTCCGTGGGCGGCATCGAGCCGAACAAGAAGGCGTTCGCCGCGCAACTCCTGCCACAGGTGGACCACCTGCCGCACACGCACGACCTGGCGCACAACGCGTTCGCCAAGGGACAGCCGGTGTGGGGTGCGCATCTGGCCGACGCCCTCGAGGAGATCGTCGCGCAGCGCGGCGCCGACACGATCGCCGCGGTGATCGTGGAGCCGATGGCGGGGTCGACGGGCGTGCTGATTCCGCCCGTGGGCTACCTGGAGAAACTCCGCGCGCTGTGCACCAAGCACGGGATCCTGCTGATCTTCGACGAAGTGATCACCGGCTTTGGACGACTCGGCACGCCGTTTGCCGCGCAGCACTTCCGCGTGACGCCCGACCTGATCACGCTGGCCAAGGGCGTAACCAATGCGGCGGTGCCCATGGGCGCGACCTGCGTGCAGGGGAAGATCTACGACACGGTCATCAACGCGACCGAGCAGGGGATCGAGTTCTTTCACGGCTACACCTACAGCGGGCATCCACTGGCCGCGGCGGCCGGACTGGCGACGCTCGACCTGTACGCCGCCGAAGGGATCTTCGCGCGCGCGGCCGCCCTGGCGCCGAAGTGGGAGCAGGCGGTGCACTCATTGCGCGGCGCGAAGCACGTGATCGACGTGCGCAATCTCGGCCTAGTGGCCGGCGTGGAACTCGAATCGAGGGCCGGACGCCCCGGATCGCGCGCGTATGACGTGTTCGTCGATTGCTTCTTCAACCAGAACCTGCTGGTGCGCGTGACCGGCGACATCCTCGCGCTGTCGCCGCCGCTGATCATCAGCGAGGCGCAGATCGACGAGCTGGTGGCGAAGCTGCGTCGGGCGCTGGAGGCCACGGCTTAG